The proteins below come from a single Halobacillus salinarum genomic window:
- a CDS encoding CAP domain-containing protein has protein sequence MKKIAVVMIILLIAFGIVLSIPPKNDPIIENETNHAQDQAENMENRASSFIAEGSFFQWMGASAEELIASIGEPIRRDPSGYGYEWWVFQMEDHQYVQYGIMEGQVITGVTFSPQSKDAPFNVGQAYSKINQKFPFKQEMNLKSEGSYTMQLTEEDLQMRPLVPLEEGWTAQLYFDTVTKKLSAIRVMRNDVLLKLQPYKVVYQGQLPEQPVLSEEEWDAVEAGSEKQILAFTNILRNRSSVNAVQLNEDASKAAFLHSKDMKENEYFSHFSPSGDGLKERLKKEDIQYRSAGENIAAQYVDAAAAVQGWLNSSGHRKTLLSERYTHIGIGVYHRYYTQDFISLP, from the coding sequence ATGAAAAAAATTGCAGTTGTCATGATTATTTTACTTATAGCATTTGGTATCGTTCTTTCCATACCTCCAAAGAACGATCCGATCATTGAAAACGAAACGAATCATGCGCAAGACCAGGCAGAAAATATGGAGAACAGGGCTTCTTCTTTTATCGCTGAAGGTTCTTTTTTTCAATGGATGGGGGCTTCAGCCGAAGAGTTGATTGCCTCTATTGGAGAACCAATTCGAAGAGATCCAAGTGGCTACGGCTATGAGTGGTGGGTTTTTCAAATGGAAGATCACCAGTATGTCCAGTACGGCATTATGGAAGGTCAAGTGATTACAGGAGTGACGTTTAGTCCTCAGTCTAAAGACGCTCCATTTAATGTCGGGCAGGCGTATAGCAAGATTAATCAAAAATTTCCGTTCAAGCAGGAGATGAACTTGAAAAGCGAAGGCTCTTACACGATGCAGCTTACCGAAGAGGATCTGCAAATGAGACCTCTCGTTCCTCTAGAGGAAGGATGGACTGCTCAATTGTATTTTGACACAGTAACTAAAAAACTTTCGGCCATCCGGGTAATGAGAAATGATGTATTATTAAAATTGCAGCCCTACAAAGTGGTCTACCAAGGTCAGCTTCCGGAACAGCCTGTGCTGTCAGAAGAAGAATGGGATGCAGTAGAAGCTGGAAGTGAAAAACAGATCCTTGCTTTTACTAACATTCTGCGCAACAGGAGCAGTGTAAATGCTGTTCAACTAAATGAAGACGCCTCAAAAGCGGCTTTTCTTCACAGTAAGGATATGAAAGAAAATGAATATTTTTCTCATTTTTCCCCAAGTGGTGATGGCTTAAAGGAAAGGCTGAAGAAAGAAGATATTCAATACAGAAGCGCGGGAGAAAACATTGCCGCTCAATATGTGGACGCTGCAGCAGCTGTACAAGGGTGGCTGAATAGCAGTGGTCATCGCAAGACCCTCCTTAGTGAACGCTATACCCACATCGGAATAGGGGTATATCACAGGTACTACACCCAGGATTTCATTTCCCTTCCATGA
- a CDS encoding CBS domain-containing protein has translation MKTIKDIMTSDVSVCKAEDTLYDAAVLMKQKNVGAVPVCDNEGQLMGMVTDRDLALRGYADKKPDTTAIQEVMSGHLYKVTPDATLQEASSLMAEHQVRRLPVVENGKLTGIVSLGDLSIDEMSDHAAGVALQDISERPELH, from the coding sequence ATGAAAACTATAAAAGACATTATGACGAGTGATGTATCCGTTTGTAAAGCTGAAGACACCCTTTATGATGCGGCGGTCTTAATGAAGCAGAAAAATGTTGGTGCCGTTCCTGTGTGTGATAATGAAGGTCAATTGATGGGTATGGTAACAGACCGTGACCTGGCTCTTCGTGGTTATGCGGATAAAAAGCCGGATACGACGGCAATCCAAGAAGTGATGAGTGGTCATTTGTACAAAGTAACACCGGATGCTACGCTTCAAGAAGCAAGCAGTTTAATGGCAGAACATCAGGTTAGAAGGCTTCCTGTAGTTGAAAATGGTAAGCTGACAGGGATAGTTTCCTTAGGAGACTTGTCTATTGATGAAATGTCAGATCATGCAGCGGGCGTGGCTCTTCAAGATATTTCTGAACGTCCGGAACTTCATTAA
- a CDS encoding YugN family protein yields the protein MKLEGTGLEGLVIDQKPLTKFMESNGFILGGSWDYERVTYDYKMDAPEKNITHYIRIQGFAIEGDVDQGNAVIQLLPPLLGRHYYPHGIEYGEEEGFPENIVEKAKNKVMKVQEMALNYVTEVPDHVVLERLTAWAKEQGNQDVLDKVEELTKDSHWKK from the coding sequence GTGAAATTAGAAGGCACAGGACTTGAAGGGCTGGTCATTGACCAGAAACCATTAACGAAATTCATGGAAAGCAACGGATTTATTTTAGGTGGATCGTGGGATTATGAACGAGTAACTTACGACTATAAGATGGATGCTCCAGAAAAAAATATCACCCATTATATCCGTATCCAAGGTTTTGCAATTGAAGGCGATGTCGATCAAGGCAACGCGGTCATTCAGCTGCTTCCGCCATTACTCGGCCGTCATTACTACCCTCATGGTATCGAATACGGTGAAGAAGAAGGCTTTCCTGAAAACATTGTAGAAAAAGCGAAGAATAAAGTGATGAAGGTTCAGGAAATGGCATTAAATTATGTAACTGAAGTTCCTGACCATGTGGTCCTTGAGCGTCTGACCGCCTGGGCGAAGGAACAAGGAAACCAGGATGTATTGGATAAAGTCGAGGAATTAACTAAGGACTCTCATTGGAAAAAATAA
- the ytvI gene encoding sporulation integral membrane protein YtvI, whose amino-acid sequence MFRYLTKRQWILLLLSILLLIIAYFILPVSIPLLVAFVTALFLNPAVRWMQFRFRINRKISVTIVFLLFLIMLGLLGAYAVTRIVTQVVEIADHAPTYVNQINEVFIHWQNNMNSFTQNMPDEFVDKLTSEISNAVDKTTATISEKLQLSNIAAIATTIPRYLVSFLVYLIALFLFMLELPRLRDKMHQNFTEATSEKVKFMNARLSYVVFGFLKAQFLVSIIIFIVSLIGLLWIEPEVAIMMSLIIWLIDFIPIIGSIVILGPWSVYMLLAGEISMGIKLGILAVVLLAIRRTVEPKVMGRHIGLSPLATLIAMYLGLQLIGLMGFILGPLVVIAFNSAKEAGIIKWSFKL is encoded by the coding sequence TTGTTTCGCTATTTGACTAAACGACAATGGATCTTACTATTACTTTCGATCCTTTTATTAATCATCGCTTACTTTATTCTTCCAGTTTCCATACCCTTATTGGTAGCCTTTGTTACCGCATTATTTTTAAACCCAGCTGTGCGCTGGATGCAGTTTAGGTTTCGAATTAACAGAAAAATTTCGGTCACTATCGTTTTTTTGCTTTTTTTAATTATGCTTGGCCTGCTTGGAGCCTATGCGGTAACTAGAATCGTTACTCAAGTCGTCGAAATCGCCGATCATGCTCCTACTTATGTTAACCAAATTAATGAAGTGTTCATTCACTGGCAGAATAACATGAACAGTTTCACTCAGAATATGCCGGATGAATTCGTTGATAAACTGACAAGTGAAATCAGCAATGCTGTCGATAAGACGACTGCAACAATTTCAGAAAAGCTTCAATTATCTAATATAGCAGCTATCGCTACGACTATTCCAAGGTATTTAGTCAGCTTTTTAGTCTATTTAATCGCACTGTTTCTATTCATGCTGGAATTACCGCGTCTGCGTGATAAAATGCACCAAAACTTTACAGAAGCCACTTCAGAAAAAGTGAAATTTATGAATGCTCGTCTTTCCTATGTCGTATTTGGATTTTTAAAAGCACAGTTTTTAGTCAGTATTATTATCTTTATCGTCTCCCTCATAGGTCTCTTATGGATTGAACCAGAAGTAGCCATCATGATGTCGCTGATCATTTGGCTGATTGATTTTATCCCTATTATTGGATCGATTGTGATACTCGGACCATGGTCTGTATATATGCTGTTAGCAGGAGAAATTTCAATGGGCATCAAGCTTGGCATACTGGCTGTTGTACTGCTTGCGATCCGTCGGACAGTTGAACCAAAAGTCATGGGCCGCCACATCGGCCTTTCTCCTCTGGCTACTTTAATTGCTATGTATTTAGGCCTCCAGCTTATCGGATTGATGGGATTTATTCTAGGGCCTCTAGTGGTCATCGCCTTCAATTCAGCTAAGGAAGCCGGTATCATTAAGTGGAGTTTCAAATTATAA
- a CDS encoding GNAT family N-acetyltransferase encodes MEIQSSRITFFPINLEIAQILMKNPLAFYYKFQLPWNKNWPHHGLKALLPIYAENLEEDEDQFGFGPWVMIDNGREHVIGDIGFKGRPDSEGTLEIGYHVVVSERNQGYASEAVAKMCDWAFSNREVKGVEAQCDKNNIPSQKVLINNGFNHTGREGDVFLFKKEKSRNNSMPQRSESE; translated from the coding sequence GTGGAGATTCAATCGTCCAGAATTACGTTTTTTCCCATTAATCTTGAGATCGCTCAAATCTTAATGAAAAATCCGCTGGCCTTTTATTATAAGTTTCAACTTCCTTGGAACAAGAATTGGCCGCATCATGGTTTAAAGGCGCTTTTACCTATTTATGCAGAGAATTTGGAAGAGGATGAAGATCAGTTTGGTTTTGGACCGTGGGTGATGATTGATAATGGTCGTGAACACGTAATAGGAGATATTGGTTTTAAAGGAAGACCGGATTCGGAAGGTACGCTGGAAATTGGTTACCATGTTGTCGTTTCTGAAAGGAATCAGGGGTATGCGTCAGAAGCCGTAGCCAAAATGTGCGATTGGGCATTTTCCAATCGTGAAGTCAAAGGTGTAGAAGCTCAGTGTGATAAAAATAACATTCCTTCTCAAAAAGTATTAATTAACAATGGGTTTAACCATACCGGAAGAGAAGGCGATGTTTTTCTTTTTAAAAAAGAAAAGAGCCGGAACAATTCTATGCCTCAGCGGTCTGAAAGTGAATAA
- a CDS encoding DUF420 domain-containing protein, with protein MPLLPTMSTSFILLSAILIAIGWVLIVKDKRRAHRLVMIAAAISALLFFLIYLSRTIFVGNTSFGGPDDIKIYYTIFLIFHIILATVGGLFGLVTLRLAFKRKISKHRKAGPITSIIWFCTAVTGIAVYLLLYVFYDGGKTTSMIKAILGT; from the coding sequence ATGCCATTGCTTCCAACAATGAGCACGAGTTTTATATTACTAAGCGCTATTCTTATTGCGATTGGCTGGGTGCTGATCGTTAAAGATAAACGCCGTGCGCATAGATTAGTTATGATCGCTGCAGCAATCAGCGCGCTGCTTTTCTTTCTTATTTACTTAAGCCGCACCATTTTTGTAGGAAATACAAGTTTTGGCGGCCCGGATGATATTAAAATATATTACACCATATTTTTAATTTTTCACATCATTCTTGCCACAGTAGGTGGATTATTTGGATTGGTTACCCTCCGGCTTGCGTTTAAAAGGAAGATCTCAAAGCACAGGAAAGCAGGACCAATTACAAGTATTATTTGGTTTTGTACAGCTGTGACCGGCATAGCCGTGTATTTGCTTTTATATGTATTTTATGACGGTGGAAAAACTACCAGCATGATCAAAGCTATATTAGGTACGTGA
- the ctaG gene encoding cytochrome c oxidase assembly factor CtaG gives MWLELHMFGFRALWSPYYLLFVAVLCSLYYYLTGPGRKSGEEKPEVHQQIMFYSGMALLYIIKGSPIDLIGHILFSAHMTQMALYYLLFPILIVKGVPRWIWEKVFYLKGLNKVLHVLTKPLIALILFNGLFSLYHMPDVFDFTKSNWMAHAVIGTIILFTAFCMWWSIFSPLEEMDTLSPLLKIGFIFANGVLITPACGLIIFASHPLYETYASSGSWVQAMSLCVPADVLNSLPSSLSGPGFFTNLPLIEDQQLGGVIMKISQEIIFGVVIAYIFFSWFNREKDTIDPLPSHLQSES, from the coding sequence ATGTGGCTTGAGCTTCATATGTTTGGATTCCGTGCATTATGGAGTCCTTATTATTTACTATTTGTCGCTGTACTTTGTTCCCTATATTATTACTTGACTGGTCCCGGTCGCAAAAGTGGAGAGGAAAAACCGGAAGTTCATCAGCAAATTATGTTTTATTCTGGAATGGCGCTGTTATACATTATCAAGGGGTCTCCGATCGATCTAATCGGTCATATCCTTTTTTCCGCCCATATGACTCAAATGGCTCTTTATTACTTATTGTTCCCTATACTTATCGTAAAGGGTGTTCCACGGTGGATTTGGGAGAAGGTCTTTTACTTAAAAGGGTTAAATAAGGTGCTTCATGTCCTTACTAAACCTTTAATCGCGCTTATTTTATTTAATGGTTTATTCTCCCTTTACCATATGCCGGACGTATTTGATTTTACAAAATCCAATTGGATGGCTCATGCTGTGATAGGAACGATCATTCTTTTTACGGCATTTTGTATGTGGTGGTCGATCTTTTCCCCGCTTGAGGAAATGGATACGTTAAGCCCTCTCCTAAAGATTGGGTTTATATTTGCTAATGGTGTATTGATTACCCCGGCATGCGGACTCATTATCTTTGCCAGTCATCCATTGTACGAAACGTATGCGTCGTCAGGCTCCTGGGTTCAAGCTATGAGTTTATGTGTACCTGCAGACGTGCTGAATAGTCTGCCAAGCTCTCTCAGTGGCCCAGGTTTCTTTACAAACCTTCCTCTGATCGAGGATCAGCAGCTTGGTGGAGTCATTATGAAGATCTCTCAAGAAATTATTTTTGGGGTAGTCATCGCTTATATCTTCTTCAGCTGGTTCAATAGAGAAAAAGACACCATCGATCCATTACCTAGTCACCTGCAAAGTGAATCGTAA
- the ctaF gene encoding cytochrome c oxidase subunit IVB gives MEHRSVPSQRREYERTQHKQEMIQHVISFVLMILFTLVAFGMVVFDVNSYFIIPTLLLLAVVQVIFQLYYFMHLKNKGHDMPAMMIFGGVAVGALTIITFTSIIWW, from the coding sequence ATGGAACATCGATCCGTACCGAGTCAGCGAAGGGAATATGAAAGAACACAGCATAAGCAGGAAATGATTCAGCATGTAATTAGCTTTGTGCTGATGATCTTGTTTACTTTAGTTGCTTTTGGAATGGTGGTTTTTGATGTAAATTCCTATTTCATTATTCCTACCTTGCTCCTGTTAGCTGTTGTTCAAGTTATTTTTCAGCTTTATTATTTCATGCACTTAAAAAACAAAGGGCATGATATGCCAGCAATGATGATTTTCGGAGGGGTTGCAGTTGGAGCCCTGACCATCATTACTTTTACTTCAATTATCTGGTGGTAA
- a CDS encoding cytochrome (ubi)quinol oxidase subunit III, translated as MSHEDVLNPKEMPREPEKATLEGRNKFIGFWFFLGGETVLFASLFGTYLALNESTVGENTPEHLFGLDLVFIMTMLLLTSSLTSVYAIYHMKNNDFGRMLTWLFITVVLGLGFLGCELYEFHHYITEYEFTFRSSAFGSAFYTLVGFHGGHVLFGLLWITTLMIRNSKRGLNLYNAPKFYIASLYWHFIDVVWVFIFTVVYLMGKVG; from the coding sequence ATGAGTCATGAAGACGTTCTGAATCCTAAAGAAATGCCTCGTGAACCAGAAAAAGCCACCCTTGAAGGTAGAAATAAATTCATCGGGTTTTGGTTCTTTCTAGGCGGAGAAACTGTATTATTTGCCAGTTTATTTGGCACGTACCTTGCGTTAAATGAGTCAACAGTTGGGGAAAATACTCCTGAACACCTCTTTGGACTTGATTTGGTATTCATTATGACGATGCTGCTGTTAACAAGTTCCTTAACGAGTGTGTACGCGATCTACCATATGAAAAACAATGATTTCGGCCGAATGCTGACATGGCTTTTTATAACCGTTGTCTTAGGGTTAGGGTTTTTAGGCTGTGAACTTTACGAATTTCATCATTACATTACGGAATATGAATTCACGTTTAGATCTTCAGCCTTTGGTTCCGCTTTTTATACCCTTGTCGGTTTTCACGGAGGGCACGTGTTATTTGGATTATTATGGATCACTACTTTGATGATTCGAAATTCCAAAAGAGGACTAAATCTTTACAATGCGCCGAAATTTTATATTGCCAGCTTATACTGGCACTTCATCGATGTCGTATGGGTATTTATCTTCACTGTCGTGTATTTAATGGGAAAGGTGGGCTAA